A stretch of Phragmites australis chromosome 12, lpPhrAust1.1, whole genome shotgun sequence DNA encodes these proteins:
- the LOC133886450 gene encoding serpin-Z1A-like codes for MPEDAVKMIKSTFFLYFIKRATNNHVKSVISADDIVGAETDIVLANAIYFSGQWPERTFHPWNTKPGQFYRLDSSCVDTPFMWSDIHQYAKSMDRFKVLKIPYKQGRRTEYFMRVFLVDARDGICSMVDAVTALQGGLEQRQPQ; via the coding sequence ATGCCGGAGGATGccgtgaagatgatcaagtCTACCTTCTTTCTATACTTCATCAAGAGGGCTACCAACAACCATGTCAAGTCAGTCATCTCCGCCGATGACATTGTCGGAGCTGAAACGGACATCGTGCTCGCGAACGCAATCTACTTCAGTGGCCAATGGCCCGAGCGCACGTTCCACCCGTGGAACACAAAGCCCGGGCAGTTCTACCGCCTCGACAGCAGCTGCGTCGACACGCCCTTCATGTGGAGCGACATACACCAATACGCCAAGTCCATGGACAGGTTCAAGGTGCTCAAGATTCCTTACAAGCAGGGACGGCGCACGGAATACTTCATGCGTGTCTTCCTCGTGGACGCGCGCGATGGCATTTGCTCCATGGTGGATGCGGTCACCGCGCTCCAGGGAGGCCTGGAGCAACGCCAACCCCAATAA